The genomic interval CACGACGCGACGCCGCCGCGGTGGCGGAGATCGCCCGGCTCAAGCGGCTGATCATGCCGCAGGGGATGGGCGAGACCTTCAAGCTCTTCGTCGCCAGTCGCGGTGGTGACCTCCCCCCGCCCGACCACCTCGCCCCCTTCGACCGGCTCGACCGGCTGGGTCCGCCCGATTCATGACCCGACACGAAACCGACGTCGCGGTGGTCGGCTGCGGGCTGGCCGGCATGTGGGCGGCGCTGCAACTGGCCGACGCCGGCTTTTCGGTCACGCTGATCAACAAGGGGGAGTTCTCCGACTCCAGCACCTACCGGGCGCAGGGGGGCATCGCCGGTGTGGCCGACGTGCGCGACCGCGTCGCCGACCACGTCGCCGACACGCTGCGCGCCGGCGCCGGGCTGTGCAAGCGGGAGGTGGTCGAGGCGATGGTGGCACGCAGTGGTGCGGCAATCACCCAACTGGAGAGGCTCGGCATCCGCTTCGACCGCCGCGACGGCGACCTCCACCTGACCCGCGAGGGAGGGCACGGCCGGCCGCGCATCGCCCACGTGCAGGACGCCACCGGCCGGGCGGTGAGCGAGGGGCTGCAGCGGAAGGTGACCGCCCACCCCGCCATCCGCTACCTCGCCCACCACATGGCCATCGACCTGGTGGTGCGCCGCGGCGGGCGGAGGCGGCCGGCCATCGCGGGGCTCTACCTGCTCGATCCGGAGGAGCGGGTGATCGCCCTGCCCGCGCCGCGGGTGGTGCTGGCCACCGGCGGGGCGGGCAAGGTCTACATGTACACCACCAACCCCCACGCCGCCACCGGCGACGGCATCGCCATGGCCTGGCGCGCCGGCTGCCCGGTGGCCAACATGGAGATGATGCAGTTCCACCCCACCTGCCTGTTCCATCCGCAGGCGCCGACCATGCTGCTGAGCGAGGCGCTGCGCGGCGAGGGGGCGATTCTGATCGATGCTGCCGGCCGCCGCTTCATGGAGCGCTACGACCCCGAGCGGATGGAGCTGGCGCCACGCGATATCGTCGCCCGGGCCATCGACCACGAGATGAAACGGCAAGGGGTGGACTGCCTCTACCTCGACGCCCGGCCGCTGGGGGAGGCGACCATCGACCGCCACTTCCCCAACATCCGCGACCGCCTGCTGGCGCTGGGCATCGACATCAAGCGGCAGCCGGTACCGGTGGTGCCGGCCGCCCACTACCTCTGCGGCGGGGTGCAGACCGATCTGGCCGGACGCACGCCGGTCGACGGGCTCTTCGTCATCGGTGAGGCGGCCTGCAGCGGCGTCCACGGCGCCAACCGGCTGGCCAGCAACTCCCTGCTCGAATGCCACGTGATGGCCAGCCTCTGCGCCGAGACAATCATCCGCGAAGGAAAGCGGCCGCCGCTGCCGCTGCCGCCGTGGGACGCCTCCGGCATCGAGGACGAGCGCGAGCGGGTGCAGATCAAGCAGAACTGGGACGAGGTGCGGGCGGTGATGTCCAACTACGTCGGCCTGGTGCGCAGCAACGAGCGGCTGCGGCGGGCGCGGCGGCGGCTGCAGATGGTCGAGGCGGAGTGCGCCGACTACTACTGGCGCCACCCGGTCAGCCGCGACCTGATCGAACTGCGCAACCTGGTACTGGTGGCCACGCTGATGGTTCGCTCGGCGCTCGAACGCAAGGAGTCGCGTGGGCTGCACTACACCATCGACTACCCGCACCGGTTGCCGCATGCGCGCGACACCGTGCTGGTGCCGGATGGCTGAACGGCCGTGGACGATGGTTTCTTGCGCAACCTCCGGATTTGCGCGGCCGTCCGTGGCCGCGATGATGGTTTCTTGCGCAACCATCATCCATGATCGAATCGCAAAAAGTCCATCCATGGACTTTTTGCTTGACGGGGATCGAAGAGCGCGGTCTTCGATCCCCTTACAAATCCGTCGGTTGCGTCTGCAACCTCCGGATCTGCGCGGCCGTCCGTGGCCGCGATGATGGTTTCTTGCGCAACCATCATCCATCATTCGCACAGCGACCAGAAACACCCACCCAACCGGAGCAGACCTTGAGCGATCCAGAGAACACCACCCCCTACCGGGCGGCGGAGATCGAACGAAAGTGGCAGCGGCGCTGGGCCGAGTCCGGCTGCGACCGCGCCGGCGACGACCCCGCCGATCCCCGCCCGCGCTACTACTGCCTGGCGATGTTCCCCTACCCCTCGGGCAGCCTGCACATGGGCCACGTGCGCAACTACTGCATCAGCGACGCCATCGCCCGCTACAAGCGGGCCCGCGGCTTCAACGTGCTCCACCCGATGGGGTGGGACGCCTTCGGCCTGCCGGCGGAGAATGCCGCCATCGCCCACGATGTGGCGCCCGCCGACTGGACCCGGGCCAACATCGACCAGATGCGCGCACAGCTTAGGCGGCTGGGGCTCTCCTTCGACTGGAGCCGGGAGATCGCCACCTGCCACCCCGACTACTACCGCCACGAGCAGTGGCTCTTCCTCCAACTGCTCGAACGCGGCCTGGCCTATCGGGCGGAGGCCGAGGTCAACTGGTGCGCCCCCTGCCACACCGTGCTGGCCAACGAGCAGGTGGTCGACGGCCGCTGCTGGCGCTGCGACACGCCGGTGACGCGCAAGAGCCTGAAGCAGTGGTTCCTCCGCATCACCGACTACGCCGGGGAGCTGCTCGAAGGGTTGGATCGGCTCGAAGGGTGGCCCGAGCGGGTGCGGGAGATGCAGCGCAACTGGATCGGCCGCTCGCACGGGACACGGATCCGCTTCGCCATCGCCGGCCGCGACGAGACGCTGGAGGTCTACACCACCCGCCCCGACACATTGATGGGGGTGACCTACATGGCGGTGGCCCCGGGCCACCCGCTGGCGGTGGAGGCGGCGCAACACGACCCGAGGCTGGCCGCCTTCCTCGATGAGTGCGCCGCCGTCCCAACCAGGGAGGCGGAGATCGCCCGGATGGAGAAGCGGGGGATGCCGCTGGGCATCGAAGCGATCCATCCGATCACCGGGGAGCACCTGCCGATCTGGGTGGCCAACTTCGTGCTGACGGGCTACGGCACCGGCG from Zetaproteobacteria bacterium carries:
- a CDS encoding L-aspartate oxidase encodes the protein MTRHETDVAVVGCGLAGMWAALQLADAGFSVTLINKGEFSDSSTYRAQGGIAGVADVRDRVADHVADTLRAGAGLCKREVVEAMVARSGAAITQLERLGIRFDRRDGDLHLTREGGHGRPRIAHVQDATGRAVSEGLQRKVTAHPAIRYLAHHMAIDLVVRRGGRRRPAIAGLYLLDPEERVIALPAPRVVLATGGAGKVYMYTTNPHAATGDGIAMAWRAGCPVANMEMMQFHPTCLFHPQAPTMLLSEALRGEGAILIDAAGRRFMERYDPERMELAPRDIVARAIDHEMKRQGVDCLYLDARPLGEATIDRHFPNIRDRLLALGIDIKRQPVPVVPAAHYLCGGVQTDLAGRTPVDGLFVIGEAACSGVHGANRLASNSLLECHVMASLCAETIIREGKRPPLPLPPWDASGIEDERERVQIKQNWDEVRAVMSNYVGLVRSNERLRRARRRLQMVEAECADYYWRHPVSRDLIELRNLVLVATLMVRSALERKESRGLHYTIDYPHRLPHARDTVLVPDG